A region of Myxococcus stipitatus DSM 14675 DNA encodes the following proteins:
- a CDS encoding CsgG/HfaB family protein, which produces MNRTTPGQAPPEPDEPAAHTSTRVVAGTLYAEEAEPPRSRRPLIASIATALLVALGLAIPGVAALLLRPTAPLEKVAEAPDAVSPAPLALAPSGPVRICVLEFRDLSGTSELAPLKQALVESVVTDIGQMPGLRLIERGQLDLPLEEQDFTQGSRVDPETRARLGRIVGAEVVVLGSFQQAGSVLRASARFVHVETGEVLDTARVEGRASRPFDVQDALAREVRALLPRLLQRLRP; this is translated from the coding sequence GTGAACAGGACCACTCCGGGCCAAGCGCCACCTGAACCCGATGAACCCGCGGCGCACACGTCGACGCGAGTCGTCGCCGGAACGCTGTACGCCGAGGAGGCCGAGCCCCCCCGCTCGCGCCGCCCCCTCATCGCCAGCATCGCGACCGCCCTGCTCGTGGCCCTCGGGCTCGCCATTCCGGGAGTCGCCGCGCTCCTGCTCCGCCCCACCGCCCCCCTCGAGAAGGTCGCGGAAGCCCCTGACGCGGTGTCCCCCGCGCCCCTCGCCCTCGCGCCGAGCGGCCCCGTCCGGATCTGCGTGCTCGAGTTCCGGGACCTGAGCGGGACATCGGAGCTCGCGCCGTTGAAACAAGCCCTGGTGGAGAGCGTCGTCACCGACATCGGCCAGATGCCGGGCTTGCGACTCATCGAACGAGGACAACTCGACCTCCCTCTCGAGGAACAGGACTTCACGCAGGGCTCGCGAGTCGACCCGGAGACACGCGCCCGGCTCGGGCGCATCGTCGGCGCGGAGGTGGTGGTGCTCGGGAGCTTCCAACAGGCGGGCTCTGTCTTGCGTGCCTCGGCGAGGTTCGTCCACGTCGAGACCGGAGAGGTGCTCGACACCGCGCGAGTGGAGGGGCGCGCGAGCAGGCCTTTCGACGTCCAGGATGCGCTCGCCAGGGAGGTTCGCGCCCTGCTGCCCCGCCTGCTCCAGAGGTTGAGACCATGA
- a CDS encoding MFS transporter yields MRFLRELRSVLNLTVLVAGLGYFVDLFDITLFGVVRATSLRDIGITQPEEVLSKGILIYNCQMVGMMVGGLLWGVLADKRGRLSVMFGSILLYSFANLANAFAWDVTSYAVFRFLGGVGLAGELGAAITLVAESLPKEKRGLGTTVVATLGMLGIVAAAFVGQHLHWKTAYLTGGFMGLALLFARFKVSESELFTKKTDPSRANPLLLLQGGRFLKYVCCILIGVPIYFTTGILFTFAPELTAGLNVQGTVTAGNAILYGSIGLTLGDLLAGLFSQWLKSRKRAVALNLVGGFVLMLVYGLTPGLTSTTVYLLTFLIGIMVGYWAVLVTMAAEQFGTNIRGTVATTVPNFVRGSAVFAATGFAYLKGHISVPAAAITVGSICFGLALLALTRLEETFHRDLDYEESAPDAVPVGSSQPS; encoded by the coding sequence ATGCGATTCCTGCGTGAGCTGCGCTCGGTCCTCAACCTGACGGTGCTGGTGGCCGGGCTGGGCTACTTCGTCGACCTCTTCGACATCACGTTGTTCGGCGTGGTCCGCGCCACCTCGCTCCGGGACATCGGCATCACGCAGCCGGAGGAGGTGCTGTCGAAGGGCATCCTCATCTACAACTGCCAGATGGTGGGGATGATGGTGGGCGGGCTGCTGTGGGGCGTGCTCGCGGACAAGCGCGGGCGCCTCTCGGTGATGTTCGGCTCCATCCTGCTCTACTCGTTCGCCAACCTGGCCAACGCCTTCGCGTGGGACGTGACGAGCTACGCGGTGTTCCGCTTCCTGGGCGGCGTGGGCCTGGCGGGTGAGTTGGGCGCGGCCATCACCCTGGTCGCGGAGTCCCTGCCCAAGGAGAAGCGCGGCCTGGGCACCACCGTGGTGGCGACGCTCGGCATGCTGGGCATCGTCGCGGCGGCCTTCGTGGGCCAGCACCTGCACTGGAAGACGGCGTACCTCACCGGCGGCTTCATGGGCCTGGCCCTGCTGTTCGCCCGCTTCAAGGTCTCCGAGTCGGAGCTCTTCACCAAGAAGACGGACCCGTCCCGCGCCAACCCGCTGCTGCTGCTGCAGGGCGGACGCTTCCTCAAGTACGTCTGCTGCATCCTGATCGGCGTGCCCATCTACTTCACCACGGGCATCCTCTTCACCTTCGCGCCGGAGCTGACGGCGGGCCTCAACGTCCAGGGCACCGTGACGGCCGGCAACGCCATCCTCTACGGCTCCATCGGCCTGACGCTGGGAGACCTCCTGGCGGGCCTGTTCAGCCAGTGGCTCAAGAGCCGCAAGCGCGCGGTGGCGCTGAACCTGGTGGGCGGCTTCGTGCTGATGCTCGTCTACGGGCTGACGCCGGGGCTCACCAGCACCACCGTCTACCTCCTCACCTTCCTCATCGGAATCATGGTGGGGTACTGGGCGGTGCTCGTGACGATGGCGGCCGAGCAGTTCGGCACCAACATCCGCGGCACGGTGGCGACGACGGTGCCCAACTTCGTCCGGGGCTCCGCCGTCTTCGCCGCCACCGGCTTCGCCTACCTCAAGGGCCACATCTCCGTGCCCGCGGCGGCCATCACCGTGGGCTCCATCTGCTTCGGCCTCGCGCTGCTCGCGCTGACGCGGCTGGAGGAGACCTTCCACCGCGACCTCGACTACGAGGAGTCCGCGCCCGACGCCGTCCCCGTGGGCTCCTCGCAGCCGTCCTGA
- a CDS encoding FlgO family outer membrane protein, which produces MKGALAVLLLLLPLHLALGAAPSSPPPGPVAVMPFRNLNEDAALNWLARGLAETLVSDLRANGSLVLVEREQLDAAVSELKLQTDTLTTESSAVRVGRLVGARTIVIGSIQRARDTLRINARFIDVETGTVLDTAKVTGPAERVFSLQDELAARLLGAPVKPRSKRPAAHQAMRALETYGRALETKSDDERTALLRATLATAPSFEYARDELKRQEVRLAELARRAAPQREAMDASLRATMQDPSLPLEQRSLAALNLLKLDHTRARWRTLRQDAERILLLGLPDYHGQLPAESAAFARIVAMEGLHDWDAMLEAGDAFLRTYPHGTMATAVDGLMRSTALARAEYERALREAHEEVSQLERKATNMMADLERRGLPTSDVRRELDIDRCKAFGRRALREHVLRPCRAYYETWSLGVEPLQQHASREAREAEINALVSLRRFTEARERLAAFRAADPEGERASYTRTRVISIRRDEEE; this is translated from the coding sequence ATGAAGGGCGCGCTCGCGGTGTTGCTGCTCCTCCTGCCCCTCCACCTCGCGCTCGGGGCCGCGCCGTCGAGCCCACCGCCGGGCCCCGTGGCGGTGATGCCCTTTCGCAACCTCAACGAGGACGCCGCGCTGAACTGGCTCGCCCGAGGCCTGGCGGAGACGCTGGTCTCGGACCTTCGCGCCAACGGGAGCCTGGTGCTGGTGGAGCGAGAACAACTCGACGCGGCTGTCTCGGAGCTGAAGCTCCAGACGGACACCCTCACCACCGAATCGTCGGCGGTGCGCGTGGGACGGCTCGTCGGTGCGCGCACCATCGTCATCGGCAGCATCCAGCGCGCCCGGGACACGCTGCGCATCAATGCGCGCTTCATCGACGTGGAGACGGGAACCGTGTTGGACACAGCCAAGGTCACCGGGCCGGCGGAGCGCGTCTTCTCCTTGCAAGACGAGCTCGCCGCGCGGCTGCTCGGTGCGCCCGTGAAGCCCCGGTCGAAGCGGCCCGCGGCCCACCAGGCCATGCGGGCCCTGGAGACCTACGGCCGGGCCCTGGAGACGAAGTCTGATGACGAGCGCACCGCGCTGCTGCGGGCCACCCTGGCGACCGCCCCCTCTTTCGAGTACGCCCGCGACGAGCTGAAGCGCCAGGAGGTGCGCCTCGCGGAGCTCGCCCGTCGGGCCGCCCCCCAGCGCGAGGCGATGGATGCCAGCCTCCGCGCCACGATGCAGGACCCCTCTCTTCCGTTGGAGCAGCGCTCCCTCGCGGCGCTGAACCTGCTGAAGCTCGACCACACCCGGGCTCGTTGGCGCACCCTTCGCCAGGACGCGGAGCGGATCCTCCTGTTGGGTCTTCCCGACTATCACGGCCAGCTCCCCGCGGAGAGCGCCGCGTTCGCGCGCATCGTGGCGATGGAGGGATTGCACGACTGGGATGCCATGCTCGAGGCAGGTGACGCGTTCCTGAGAACCTATCCTCACGGGACCATGGCCACTGCCGTCGACGGCCTCATGCGCAGTACCGCCCTGGCTCGGGCCGAGTATGAACGCGCCCTCCGGGAGGCCCATGAAGAGGTGTCCCAGCTGGAGCGGAAGGCCACGAACATGATGGCCGACCTCGAGCGCCGCGGACTGCCCACCAGCGACGTGCGCCGCGAGCTCGACATCGACCGGTGCAAGGCCTTTGGCCGGCGGGCGCTGCGAGAGCACGTGCTGCGTCCCTGTCGCGCCTACTACGAGACCTGGAGCCTGGGGGTGGAGCCCCTCCAGCAACACGCCTCCCGGGAAGCCCGGGAGGCGGAGATCAACGCCCTGGTCTCCCTGCGTCGCTTCACCGAGGCGCGTGAGCGGCTCGCCGCCTTCCGGGCCGCGGACCCCGAGGGGGAGCGCGCGAGCTACACCCGGACCCGGGTGATCAGCATCCGGCGCGACGAAGAGGAGTGA
- a CDS encoding SBBP repeat-containing protein, giving the protein MRGGLLAGALALLGCQGEGPAVEAGSEAGQVTQGVLSSTCINVVPVMTGNTSPSGSVTASGVLYNDPTYVPWKAFDDSASFWLSAYNQTPAWLEYEFGGGKKRAARAYAIYFSNGSLTSRAPKSWKLEGWSGTTWVVLDTRNNQVNWAGNERREFTIASPAPYLTYRLTVSDDNDARPGIVTVSIDRLELIDCLSYDATPSAWTRLMGASDGISYVNDMAGDPGGRAYTTGVTTVGLGGQPLLGTTDSFLTMHYPDGNRVFHRQIGAPGAMTVGNAVARNRSFEEIYVAGSTNGSIQGTPKTGKRDAFLTRYRYTGVWGWTRQLGVAGAHTEAHGVSLDAANNAFMVGTTTGNLDGNTLVGIIDGFVAKYDATGSRLWTRQFGAAQGMVKPTRAVADDSGNVYVSGYTNSDLDGVTRTGNQDAFIIKYNGSGVKQWTRMLGVANTDVWAEGSMLDGAGNVYVTGFGAGGLDGLPNVTQGRKPYLVKFNPAGVKQWVWEHDSGAGAWARNGFADFDGIYVTGSAWGDVTSVTNTLASVAHTFLAKVDFDGNLQFIKQQGPGLYYEEPRAVYSTGVIVNEHGDIFLSGYVEGHFDAQVMQGDMDLFVLKLAP; this is encoded by the coding sequence ATGCGAGGCGGTTTGCTGGCGGGGGCGCTGGCGCTCCTCGGGTGCCAGGGAGAGGGGCCGGCCGTCGAGGCGGGTTCGGAAGCAGGGCAGGTGACGCAGGGGGTGCTCTCCTCCACCTGCATCAACGTGGTGCCGGTGATGACGGGGAACACAAGCCCCTCCGGCAGCGTCACGGCTTCGGGCGTCCTCTACAACGACCCGACCTATGTGCCGTGGAAGGCGTTCGACGACAGCGCCTCCTTCTGGCTCTCCGCCTACAACCAGACGCCGGCCTGGTTGGAGTACGAGTTCGGCGGCGGCAAGAAGCGGGCGGCGCGCGCGTACGCCATCTACTTCTCGAACGGCTCTCTCACCTCGCGTGCCCCGAAGAGCTGGAAGCTCGAGGGGTGGAGCGGCACCACGTGGGTGGTGCTGGACACGCGGAACAACCAGGTCAACTGGGCGGGCAATGAGCGGCGCGAGTTCACCATCGCCTCTCCGGCCCCGTACCTGACGTACCGGCTGACGGTTTCGGATGACAATGACGCCCGCCCGGGCATCGTGACGGTGTCCATCGACAGGTTGGAGCTGATCGACTGCCTGTCGTACGACGCCACCCCGTCGGCGTGGACGCGGCTGATGGGCGCTTCGGATGGCATCTCCTACGTCAATGACATGGCGGGAGATCCAGGCGGCCGCGCGTACACGACAGGTGTCACCACCGTGGGGCTGGGAGGGCAGCCCCTGCTGGGCACCACCGACAGCTTCCTCACGATGCACTACCCGGATGGCAACCGGGTGTTCCACCGGCAGATTGGCGCGCCCGGCGCGATGACCGTGGGCAATGCCGTCGCTCGCAACCGGAGCTTCGAGGAGATCTACGTCGCGGGCTCCACGAATGGCTCCATCCAGGGCACCCCGAAGACTGGGAAGCGGGATGCGTTCCTCACGCGCTACCGCTACACCGGCGTGTGGGGGTGGACGCGGCAGCTCGGCGTCGCGGGGGCGCACACGGAAGCCCATGGAGTGTCGTTGGATGCCGCGAACAACGCCTTCATGGTGGGCACGACGACGGGCAACCTGGATGGGAACACCCTGGTGGGAATCATCGACGGGTTCGTCGCCAAGTATGACGCCACGGGCAGCCGCCTGTGGACCCGTCAGTTCGGCGCGGCCCAGGGGATGGTCAAGCCGACGCGGGCCGTCGCCGATGACTCGGGCAATGTCTACGTCTCCGGCTATACGAACTCGGACCTGGATGGAGTCACACGGACGGGGAATCAGGACGCGTTCATCATCAAGTACAACGGGAGTGGTGTGAAGCAGTGGACGCGGATGCTGGGCGTGGCCAACACCGACGTCTGGGCGGAAGGCTCCATGCTGGATGGGGCCGGGAATGTGTACGTGACGGGCTTCGGAGCAGGGGGGCTCGACGGTCTTCCCAACGTCACCCAGGGGCGCAAACCCTACCTCGTGAAGTTCAACCCCGCGGGCGTCAAGCAGTGGGTGTGGGAGCACGACTCCGGCGCGGGGGCGTGGGCTCGGAATGGCTTCGCGGACTTCGATGGCATCTATGTGACGGGGAGCGCCTGGGGGGACGTGACTTCGGTGACGAACACGCTGGCGAGCGTGGCGCACACCTTCCTGGCGAAGGTGGACTTCGACGGCAACCTCCAGTTCATCAAGCAGCAGGGCCCGGGGCTGTACTACGAGGAGCCCAGGGCCGTGTACTCAACGGGCGTCATCGTGAACGAGCACGGCGACATCTTCCTGAGCGGCTACGTCGAAGGTCACTTCGATGCGCAAGTGATGCAGGGCGATATGGACTTGTTCGTCTTGAAGCTGGCGCCGTAG
- a CDS encoding cytochrome P450 encodes MDTSVSSSSGRRLAGPRGLPVLGSFFPMLSEPLALANKLHARYGDVSLIRVYKTPIAFLRNPVDVKRVLIDEPQTFPKPLIDNPFNGNGLTVSRGDHWKRQRHMVQPLFHKEKVRLWSGIFSEELAKSVERWKEMGARGESFDMYTEGARLMFGVMWRTCFEEQPEIAYFDRIMDAIDVFGRRVSPLSVLLYNLMPRMDPRHERVYTSVKLINGWIYERIGKRRGRGTEDGDITLLSMLVEAKARDSGESMNDKEVRDEIVNLFGASFEMIATSLTWAIHACTQHPEVTQAIRDEVQGVTGGAPPRYEDVAKMPYTNRVVQEINRLCPPAWTILRETASEVEVGGVMLPKGTQLLLCPYAIHRHPDHWKDAETFDPDRFLPERLTGMHKGAYVPFGAGSRICVGQHMSLVDTVQTLAAVLQQLDVEYLGKTPVEWQTRLTFVPKHGMPVRMRARQG; translated from the coding sequence ATGGACACCTCAGTTTCCTCATCCTCCGGGCGCCGCCTCGCCGGCCCCCGGGGACTGCCCGTGCTGGGAAGCTTCTTTCCGATGTTGAGCGAGCCGCTGGCCTTGGCCAACAAGCTCCACGCCCGTTACGGCGATGTGTCCTTGATACGGGTCTACAAGACCCCCATCGCCTTCCTGCGCAACCCGGTGGACGTGAAGCGGGTGCTCATCGACGAGCCCCAGACCTTCCCCAAGCCGCTCATCGACAACCCCTTCAACGGCAACGGGCTCACGGTGAGCCGGGGAGACCACTGGAAGCGGCAGCGGCACATGGTCCAGCCGCTGTTCCACAAGGAGAAGGTGCGGCTGTGGTCCGGCATCTTCAGCGAGGAGCTGGCGAAGTCGGTGGAGCGCTGGAAGGAGATGGGCGCTCGGGGCGAGTCCTTCGACATGTACACCGAGGGCGCGCGCCTGATGTTCGGCGTGATGTGGCGCACCTGCTTCGAGGAGCAGCCGGAGATCGCCTACTTCGACCGCATCATGGACGCCATCGACGTCTTCGGCCGGCGCGTCTCCCCGCTGTCGGTGCTCCTCTACAACCTCATGCCTCGGATGGACCCTCGGCACGAGCGTGTGTACACGTCCGTCAAGCTCATCAACGGGTGGATCTACGAGCGGATCGGGAAGCGGCGGGGGCGGGGCACGGAGGACGGTGACATCACGCTGCTGTCCATGCTCGTGGAGGCGAAGGCGCGGGACTCCGGCGAGTCGATGAACGACAAGGAGGTGCGTGACGAAATCGTCAACCTCTTCGGTGCGAGCTTCGAGATGATCGCCACGTCACTCACGTGGGCCATCCACGCCTGCACCCAGCATCCCGAGGTCACCCAGGCCATCCGGGACGAGGTCCAGGGGGTGACGGGGGGCGCGCCGCCGCGCTACGAGGACGTGGCGAAGATGCCGTACACGAACCGGGTGGTGCAGGAGATCAACCGGCTGTGTCCTCCGGCCTGGACCATCCTCCGCGAGACGGCGAGCGAGGTGGAGGTCGGCGGGGTGATGCTGCCCAAGGGGACGCAGCTGCTCCTGTGCCCCTACGCCATCCACCGTCACCCGGACCACTGGAAGGACGCGGAGACGTTCGACCCGGACCGCTTCCTGCCGGAGCGGCTCACGGGCATGCACAAGGGCGCCTATGTGCCCTTCGGCGCGGGGAGCCGCATCTGCGTGGGCCAGCACATGTCCCTGGTGGACACGGTGCAGACGCTGGCCGCGGTGCTCCAGCAGCTCGACGTGGAGTACCTGGGCAAGACGCCCGTGGAGTGGCAGACGCGCCTGACGTTCGTGCCGAAGCACGGCATGCCCGTCCGGATGCGCGCCCGCCAGGGCTGA
- a CDS encoding pyruvate carboxylase, whose product MAQTSLRPIQKVLCANRGEIAIRVFRACNELGIRTVAIYSDEDRTHEHRHKADEAYRVGHGKRPVEAYLGIEEILDVAVRAGVDAIHPGYGFLSENALFAEACERRGIRFIGPSSAVVRTMGDKVAAKQLAKQVGVPTVPGTTLEGDDTRVLAQAREFFAEHGGPVLVKAAHGGGGRGMRVVREEKDLEAALASARSEAQSAFGSSAVFLEKFLEKVRHIEVQLLGDLHGNLVHLHERDCSVQRRHQKVIEIAPAPNLSPALKHAICDAAVRLAREAGYSSAGTAEFLVSDDHFYFIECNARLQVEHTVTEQVTGVDLVQSQIRIAEGYALNAPEVGIPSQESLQPRGYAVQLRVTTEDPSNNFMPDAGIITAWRAATGFGIRLDGSNGYTNAHISPYYDSMLVKVIAYAPTFQGAVMKGQRALREFRIRGVKTNLPFLENVLRHPAFQKGETYTRFIDETPELFHLAPRRDRASKLLTYLAEVIVNGHPTIKKHQRLKPNQFLEPRLPVAPPGTPPRGTAQILAEKGPRGLAEWVLAQKRVLLTDTTMRDAHQSLLATRMRTRDVLRVAPATAHLASDLFSLESWGGATFDTAYRFLNEDPWARLRALKAAAPNLLLQMLLRGANAVGYTSYPNNVVEAFIDEAAEAGVDVFRIFDSLNDLGSMEVSINRVLKTGKVAEVAICYTGDVANPKRKKYTLDYYADLAKRIEDSGAHFLCIKDMAGLLRPRAAATLMDRLREVTRLPIHLHMHDTAGNGIASYLEAIEHGVHIVDVALGSMAGLTSQPSLNALVSALRGHPRETGLANARLQPLANYWEDVREYYAPFESGLKSTTSEVYYHEIPGGQYSNLRPQVAEMGLLNRWNDVKDAFALVNVLVGDIPKVTPSSKMVGDFAIFLLKNDLMVRAATLAEAATLTHAKLIAEAPRLDFPSSVVGYFRGELGQPPNGFPEDLRTAVLKGLPRVEGRPSASMPALDLEALRAELTKKTGQPISRVDAISSALYPRVMAGYLDDAARFEDVSILDTPNYFYGMEVGQEIWVDLEPGKTLVISLSAVGEPDEDGLRTVYFALNGHNRTVQVRDRSRAARVEARRQADRSNPNHVAASMPGTVIALHVKAGATVVAGAPLVTLEAMKMETVVRAPRAGTIAEVATTLKASVQGGDLLAVLQ is encoded by the coding sequence ATGGCTCAGACCTCCCTACGCCCCATTCAGAAAGTGCTGTGCGCCAACCGCGGTGAGATTGCCATCCGCGTGTTTCGCGCTTGCAACGAGCTGGGTATCCGCACCGTCGCCATCTACAGCGACGAGGACCGCACCCACGAGCACCGCCACAAGGCGGATGAAGCCTACCGCGTGGGTCACGGCAAACGCCCCGTGGAGGCCTATCTCGGCATCGAGGAGATTCTCGACGTGGCGGTGCGCGCGGGAGTGGACGCCATCCACCCGGGCTACGGCTTCCTCTCGGAGAACGCCCTCTTCGCCGAGGCCTGCGAGCGCCGAGGCATCCGCTTCATCGGCCCCAGCTCCGCGGTGGTGCGGACCATGGGCGACAAGGTCGCCGCCAAGCAGCTCGCGAAGCAGGTCGGCGTGCCCACGGTGCCGGGCACCACGCTGGAAGGCGACGACACGCGGGTGCTCGCCCAGGCCCGGGAGTTCTTCGCCGAGCACGGCGGCCCCGTGCTCGTGAAGGCGGCCCACGGCGGCGGCGGGCGCGGCATGCGCGTGGTGCGCGAGGAGAAGGACCTGGAGGCGGCGCTGGCCTCGGCGCGCTCGGAGGCCCAGAGCGCGTTCGGTTCTTCGGCGGTGTTCCTGGAGAAGTTCCTGGAGAAGGTGCGCCACATCGAGGTCCAGCTCCTGGGCGACCTGCACGGCAACCTGGTCCACCTCCACGAGCGCGACTGCTCCGTGCAGCGCCGCCACCAGAAGGTCATCGAGATTGCCCCCGCGCCCAACCTCTCCCCGGCGCTCAAGCACGCCATCTGCGACGCGGCCGTGAGGCTGGCGCGGGAGGCGGGCTACAGCAGCGCCGGCACCGCGGAGTTCCTGGTCTCCGACGACCACTTCTACTTCATCGAGTGCAACGCGCGCCTCCAGGTGGAGCACACCGTCACCGAGCAGGTCACCGGCGTGGACCTGGTGCAGAGCCAGATCCGCATCGCGGAGGGCTACGCGCTGAACGCCCCGGAGGTGGGCATTCCCTCGCAGGAGTCCCTCCAGCCTCGCGGGTACGCGGTGCAGCTGCGCGTCACCACGGAGGACCCGTCCAACAACTTCATGCCGGACGCGGGCATCATCACCGCGTGGCGCGCGGCCACGGGCTTCGGCATCCGGTTGGATGGCTCGAACGGCTACACCAACGCGCACATCTCCCCGTACTACGACTCCATGCTGGTGAAGGTCATCGCCTACGCGCCCACGTTCCAGGGCGCGGTGATGAAGGGCCAGCGCGCGCTGCGTGAGTTCCGCATCCGAGGCGTGAAGACCAACCTCCCCTTCCTGGAGAACGTGCTGCGGCACCCTGCGTTCCAGAAGGGCGAGACGTACACGCGCTTCATCGACGAGACGCCGGAGCTGTTCCACCTGGCGCCTCGGCGGGACCGCGCCAGCAAGCTGCTCACCTACCTGGCCGAGGTCATCGTCAACGGCCACCCCACCATCAAGAAGCACCAGCGGCTCAAGCCGAACCAGTTCCTGGAGCCCCGCCTCCCGGTGGCGCCTCCGGGCACTCCGCCCCGAGGCACCGCGCAGATCCTCGCGGAGAAGGGCCCCCGGGGCCTGGCCGAGTGGGTGCTGGCGCAGAAGCGCGTGCTGCTGACGGACACGACGATGCGGGACGCGCACCAGTCGCTGCTCGCCACGCGCATGCGCACGCGGGACGTGCTGCGGGTGGCTCCGGCGACGGCGCATCTCGCGTCGGACCTGTTCAGCCTGGAGAGCTGGGGCGGCGCGACGTTCGACACCGCGTACCGCTTCCTCAACGAGGACCCGTGGGCCCGGCTGCGCGCGCTCAAGGCCGCGGCGCCCAACCTGCTGCTCCAGATGCTCCTGCGCGGCGCCAACGCCGTGGGCTACACGAGCTACCCGAACAACGTCGTGGAGGCGTTCATCGACGAGGCGGCGGAGGCGGGCGTGGATGTCTTCCGCATCTTCGACAGCCTCAACGACCTGGGCAGCATGGAGGTCTCCATCAACCGCGTCCTCAAGACGGGCAAGGTGGCGGAGGTGGCCATCTGCTACACGGGCGACGTCGCGAACCCCAAGCGCAAGAAGTACACGCTGGACTACTACGCGGACCTGGCGAAGCGCATCGAGGACTCGGGCGCGCACTTCCTCTGCATCAAGGACATGGCGGGCCTCCTGCGCCCCCGCGCCGCGGCCACGCTGATGGACCGGCTGCGCGAGGTGACGCGGCTGCCCATCCACCTGCACATGCATGACACCGCGGGCAACGGCATCGCCAGCTACCTGGAGGCCATCGAGCACGGGGTGCACATCGTCGACGTGGCGCTGGGCAGCATGGCGGGCCTCACCAGCCAGCCCAGCCTCAACGCCCTGGTGAGCGCGCTGCGTGGGCACCCGCGCGAGACGGGGCTCGCCAACGCGCGGCTCCAGCCGCTCGCCAACTACTGGGAGGACGTGCGCGAGTACTACGCCCCCTTCGAGAGCGGCCTCAAGAGCACGACGAGCGAGGTCTACTACCACGAGATTCCCGGAGGCCAGTACTCCAACCTCCGGCCTCAAGTCGCCGAGATGGGGCTGCTCAACCGGTGGAACGACGTGAAGGATGCCTTCGCGCTCGTCAACGTGCTGGTGGGCGACATCCCGAAGGTGACGCCTTCGTCGAAGATGGTGGGCGACTTCGCCATCTTCCTCTTGAAGAACGACCTGATGGTGCGCGCGGCCACGCTCGCGGAGGCCGCGACGCTCACGCACGCGAAGCTCATCGCGGAGGCGCCGCGCCTGGACTTCCCCTCCAGCGTGGTGGGCTACTTCCGAGGAGAGCTGGGCCAGCCGCCGAACGGCTTCCCGGAGGACCTGCGCACGGCGGTGCTCAAGGGCCTGCCGCGTGTCGAGGGCCGTCCCTCCGCGAGCATGCCCGCGCTCGACCTGGAGGCCCTGCGCGCCGAGTTGACGAAGAAGACGGGCCAGCCCATCTCCCGCGTGGACGCCATCTCCAGCGCGCTCTACCCGCGCGTCATGGCGGGCTACCTGGATGACGCGGCCCGGTTCGAGGACGTCTCCATCCTCGACACGCCGAACTACTTCTACGGCATGGAGGTGGGTCAGGAGATCTGGGTCGACCTGGAGCCGGGGAAGACGCTGGTCATCAGCCTGTCCGCCGTCGGCGAGCCGGATGAAGATGGCCTGCGCACCGTCTACTTCGCGCTGAACGGACACAACCGCACGGTGCAGGTCCGCGACCGCAGCCGCGCGGCCCGAGTGGAGGCGCGGCGCCAGGCGGACCGCTCCAATCCCAACCATGTCGCCGCGAGCATGCCGGGCACCGTCATCGCCCTCCATGTCAAGGCCGGGGCGACCGTCGTTGCGGGCGCGCCGCTCGTCACGCTGGAGGCGATGAAGATGGAGACGGTGGTGCGCGCGCCTCGCGCGGGCACCATCGCGGAGGTGGCCACCACGCTGAAGGCCTCCGTCCAGGGAGGGGACCTGCTCGCCGTGCTGCAATAG